In one Haloplanus salinus genomic region, the following are encoded:
- a CDS encoding SDR family oxidoreductase, with translation MVFRSPDLRGRTAFVTGTTRGIGKEIALALAEAGCNVVSTGKTVDDSDTDLDGTIHETAAACEERGVDAHAIQLDVRDADAVRAAADEAIEAFGEVDIVINNASAIQQAAVEDLPADRFDLLTEVNVRGTYLVSRAFLPHLGEIGGGHILTNAPPIRLDRAPGKAAYAWSKLGMTFVTLSLAAELDDSIAANAFWPVTLIDTRATRYFGMGTEDDWRTPAVVADTVLELLDRDPSAFSGHAVYDEELLRAAGIENFGRYNVTAGDPEPKAARMFDPEYERP, from the coding sequence ATGGTGTTTCGGTCGCCAGACCTGCGCGGACGGACCGCGTTCGTCACCGGAACGACGCGGGGGATCGGGAAGGAAATCGCACTCGCGCTCGCCGAGGCCGGCTGTAACGTCGTCTCGACCGGGAAGACGGTCGACGACAGCGACACCGACCTCGACGGGACGATCCACGAGACGGCGGCGGCGTGTGAGGAGCGCGGCGTCGACGCCCACGCCATCCAACTGGACGTGCGCGACGCGGACGCGGTGCGGGCCGCCGCCGACGAGGCCATCGAGGCCTTCGGCGAGGTGGATATCGTCATCAACAACGCGAGCGCGATCCAACAGGCGGCCGTCGAGGACCTCCCCGCCGACCGCTTCGACCTGCTGACCGAGGTCAACGTCCGCGGGACCTACCTCGTCTCCCGTGCGTTCCTGCCGCACCTCGGGGAAATCGGCGGTGGCCACATCCTGACGAACGCGCCGCCGATCCGGCTGGACCGGGCGCCGGGGAAGGCGGCGTACGCGTGGTCGAAACTGGGCATGACGTTCGTCACGCTCTCGCTCGCCGCGGAACTCGACGACTCGATAGCCGCGAACGCGTTCTGGCCGGTCACGCTGATCGACACGCGCGCGACGCGTTACTTCGGGATGGGAACCGAGGACGACTGGCGGACCCCGGCGGTCGTCGCGGACACGGTGCTGGAACTTCTCGACCGCGACCCGTCGGCCTTCAGCGGCCACGCCGTGTACGACGAGGAACTCCTCCGGGCGGCGGGAATCGAGAACTTCGGCCGGTACAACGTCACCGCGGGCGATCCGGAGCCGAAGGCGGCGCGGATGTTCGACCCCGAGTACGAGCGTCCCTGA
- a CDS encoding DUF357 domain-containing protein — MPADLQEKTDRYERMLADALDEAETRPPAETPLGVVAAECREMAESYLDDGRHFRDSGDPVNALASFSYGYGWLDAGVRMGLFAVPDETDLFTV; from the coding sequence ATGCCTGCCGACCTGCAGGAGAAGACCGATCGCTACGAACGGATGCTCGCGGACGCCCTCGACGAGGCGGAGACGCGCCCGCCCGCCGAAACGCCTCTCGGCGTCGTCGCCGCGGAGTGCCGGGAGATGGCCGAGTCCTACCTCGACGACGGCCGCCACTTCCGCGACTCCGGGGATCCCGTGAACGCGCTCGCGTCGTTCTCGTACGGCTACGGCTGGCTCGACGCCGGCGTGCGGATGGGGCTGTTCGCCGTCCCAGACGAGACGGACCTGTTCACCGTGTGA
- a CDS encoding CBS pair associated ParBc domain-containing protein gives MAANATVEDYMTRDVATVSPDDTVAEVSRRIVESDGHTGFPVTDGRHVEGFISARDLLAADDNARVFTVMTEDLVVAHPEMKINDAARVILRSGIQKLPVVDDAGNLVGIISNTDVIRSQIERATPEKVGKLMHTLEEIHDIDVSEERREIQLSKLTPTQSRVYADELQGRSYELNHGLAEPLVVIDNAGALLLADGHHRVMAANRLDIEEMDAYVIVVDAAEKLELGMQRTAEKEGLESIDDISVVDYARHPLIETTERLQEEGP, from the coding sequence ATGGCCGCGAACGCGACAGTCGAAGATTACATGACTCGTGACGTGGCGACAGTGTCGCCGGACGACACCGTCGCCGAAGTGTCGCGGCGTATCGTCGAAAGCGACGGGCACACCGGCTTCCCCGTGACCGACGGCCGACACGTCGAGGGGTTCATCAGTGCCCGGGATCTGCTGGCGGCCGACGACAACGCTCGGGTGTTCACCGTGATGACCGAGGACCTCGTGGTCGCTCACCCGGAGATGAAGATCAACGACGCCGCACGGGTGATCCTCCGCTCGGGCATCCAGAAGCTCCCGGTCGTCGACGACGCCGGCAACCTCGTCGGCATCATCTCCAACACGGACGTGATTCGGAGTCAGATCGAACGCGCCACGCCCGAGAAAGTCGGGAAGCTCATGCACACCTTGGAGGAGATTCACGACATCGACGTCTCCGAGGAGCGACGGGAGATCCAGCTCTCGAAGCTCACGCCGACCCAGTCGCGGGTGTACGCCGACGAACTCCAAGGCCGCAGCTACGAACTCAACCACGGGCTGGCCGAACCGCTCGTCGTCATCGACAACGCGGGGGCGCTCCTGCTCGCCGACGGTCACCACCGCGTCATGGCCGCCAACCGCCTCGACATCGAGGAGATGGACGCCTACGTCATCGTCGTCGACGCCGCCGAGAAGCTCGAACTCGGGATGCAACGCACCGCGGAGAAGGAGGGGCTTGAGTCGATCGACGACATCTCCGTCGTCGATTACGCCCGTCACCCGCTGATCGAAACGACCGAACGCCTGCAGGAAGAGGGTCCGTAA
- a CDS encoding acetate--CoA ligase family protein produces MGTLSALFAPERVAVVGATERPGSVGRALVENLQSGFEGDIVPVNPNYETVCGLPCVGGVGEAGADLAVVAVPASAAVDVVREAGEAGIENVVVVTAGFGETGGEGAARERELEAVADEYDLHLVGPNCLGVIGTAVGLNATFAPRSAPPGSISFLSQSGAFVTAVLDWAADHGVGFENVVSLGNKAVLDESDFVASWGDDERTDVVVGYLESIEDGRRFVDVAREVTRETPVVVVKSGRTEAGAQAASSHTGAMAGRDRAYAAGLREAGVLRADTVQDLFDAARVLAGQPIPDTDGVAVVTNAGGPGVMATDAVGDGPLSLADFGSATVDGLRDRLPDGANVYNPVDVIGDADNDRLRDAVNVVLGDDAVGGAVVIAAPTATLDFTQLATDVADLQSRHGLPVTTCLMGGEHARRAEDTLEVAGIPNYFDPARAVESLATLERYRSVRDRTRHEPTTYDVDREAAAAVLGRARDRGATRLGVEATPLLDAYGIPTPDGAVVDSPVDARDVAERLGDPVVMKVVSPDILHKSDIGGVKVGVTHEDVEDAYEDLIARARNYQPDATILGVQVQAQVDVESGVETIVGTNRDPQFGPLVLFGLGGIFVEVMEDTAVRLAPVAEAEARAMTDEIRASPLLSGARGGDPVDREAIAETIGRLSQLVTDFPEILELDVNPLVVRPDGVEAVDLRLTIEPES; encoded by the coding sequence ATGGGTACACTCTCCGCGTTGTTTGCCCCCGAACGGGTTGCCGTCGTCGGGGCGACGGAGCGTCCGGGATCGGTCGGTCGCGCCCTCGTCGAGAACCTGCAGTCGGGGTTCGAGGGCGATATCGTCCCCGTCAACCCGAACTACGAGACGGTGTGTGGACTCCCCTGTGTCGGCGGCGTGGGCGAAGCGGGCGCCGACTTGGCCGTCGTCGCCGTCCCGGCCTCGGCAGCCGTCGACGTCGTGCGCGAGGCGGGCGAGGCCGGTATCGAGAACGTCGTCGTCGTCACGGCGGGCTTTGGCGAGACGGGCGGCGAGGGTGCCGCGCGGGAGCGCGAACTCGAAGCCGTCGCCGACGAGTACGACCTGCACCTCGTCGGCCCGAACTGCCTCGGAGTCATCGGCACGGCCGTCGGCTTGAACGCCACGTTCGCCCCCCGGTCGGCCCCGCCGGGGTCCATCTCCTTTCTGAGCCAGTCGGGCGCGTTCGTCACCGCCGTGTTGGACTGGGCGGCCGACCACGGCGTCGGGTTCGAGAACGTGGTGTCGCTGGGCAACAAGGCCGTCCTCGACGAATCCGACTTCGTGGCGTCGTGGGGCGACGACGAACGGACCGACGTCGTCGTCGGCTATCTAGAGAGCATCGAGGACGGCCGCCGGTTCGTCGACGTGGCCCGCGAGGTGACCCGCGAGACGCCCGTCGTCGTCGTGAAGTCGGGGCGGACCGAGGCGGGCGCGCAGGCGGCGTCCTCCCACACCGGGGCGATGGCGGGTCGCGACCGCGCCTACGCGGCCGGCCTCCGCGAGGCGGGCGTACTCCGTGCCGACACCGTGCAGGACCTCTTCGATGCCGCGCGCGTCCTCGCCGGCCAGCCGATTCCCGATACCGACGGCGTGGCCGTCGTCACCAACGCCGGCGGACCGGGGGTGATGGCTACCGACGCCGTGGGCGACGGTCCCCTCTCGCTCGCCGACTTCGGTTCGGCGACCGTCGACGGCCTCCGTGACCGCCTGCCCGACGGGGCGAACGTCTACAACCCCGTCGACGTCATCGGCGACGCCGACAACGACCGCCTCCGCGACGCCGTCAACGTCGTCCTCGGCGACGACGCCGTCGGCGGGGCCGTCGTGATCGCCGCCCCGACGGCGACGCTCGATTTCACACAACTGGCCACCGACGTGGCCGACCTCCAGTCTCGACACGGCCTCCCCGTGACGACGTGTCTGATGGGGGGCGAACACGCCCGCCGGGCGGAGGACACGCTCGAAGTCGCTGGCATCCCCAACTACTTCGATCCCGCGCGGGCAGTCGAGAGCCTCGCCACGCTCGAACGGTATCGGTCGGTTCGGGACCGCACGCGCCACGAGCCGACGACGTACGACGTGGACCGCGAGGCGGCCGCCGCGGTCCTCGGTCGGGCGCGCGACCGTGGCGCGACGCGTCTCGGCGTCGAGGCCACCCCCTTGCTCGACGCCTACGGAATCCCGACGCCGGACGGCGCGGTGGTCGACTCCCCGGTCGACGCCCGGGACGTCGCGGAACGGCTCGGCGACCCGGTGGTGATGAAGGTCGTCAGCCCCGACATCCTGCACAAGTCAGACATCGGCGGCGTGAAAGTCGGCGTCACCCACGAGGACGTCGAGGACGCGTACGAGGACCTGATCGCCCGGGCGCGAAACTACCAGCCCGACGCCACCATCCTCGGCGTCCAGGTGCAGGCTCAGGTCGACGTGGAGTCGGGCGTCGAGACCATCGTCGGCACGAACCGCGACCCGCAGTTCGGCCCGCTCGTTCTCTTCGGCCTCGGCGGCATCTTCGTCGAGGTGATGGAGGACACCGCCGTCCGCCTCGCGCCCGTCGCGGAGGCGGAGGCACGAGCGATGACCGACGAGATTCGGGCCTCGCCACTGCTGTCCGGCGCGCGTGGCGGTGATCCCGTCGACCGCGAGGCCATCGCCGAGACGATCGGCCGCCTCTCGCAACTCGTCACGGACTTCCCCGAAATCCTCGAACTCGACGTGAACCCACTCGTCGTCCGACCGGACGGCGTCGAGGCCGTCGACCTCCGACTCACCATCGAACCCGAATCATGA
- a CDS encoding ZIP family metal transporter, with product MALFENVLFVFFAGLVTALATGLGAIPFFLVDDVSDRWNVALWGLASGIMVSASVFGLVFEGLSAADSPLEIVPGLAAGVVLVVVAHEVIEGYEVHPNRYEEADFRKLLLILGVLTVHSFPEGVAVGVSFADLGFDAVAGATLGLFGFVVPLLAVFMTIAISIHNVPEGVAISIPLRTLGVSEWKMAWWAVFSSLPQPIGAVIAYLFVRVAREFLPVGFGFAAGAMIYLVVTEFIPEALDIGAGLPGGGRRELVAGVAVGVFAMLPLLFV from the coding sequence ATGGCGCTGTTCGAGAACGTCCTCTTCGTCTTCTTCGCCGGACTGGTGACCGCGCTGGCGACCGGGCTGGGGGCGATTCCGTTCTTTCTCGTCGACGACGTGAGCGACCGCTGGAACGTCGCGCTATGGGGTCTCGCCTCGGGCATCATGGTGTCGGCGTCGGTGTTCGGCCTCGTCTTCGAGGGGCTCTCCGCGGCCGACTCGCCGCTGGAGATCGTCCCCGGCCTCGCCGCGGGGGTAGTCCTCGTCGTCGTCGCCCACGAAGTGATCGAGGGGTACGAGGTGCATCCGAACCGCTACGAGGAGGCGGACTTCCGGAAACTCCTGCTGATCCTCGGGGTGCTGACCGTCCACAGCTTCCCCGAGGGCGTCGCCGTCGGCGTCTCCTTCGCCGACCTGGGATTCGACGCCGTCGCAGGGGCGACGCTCGGCCTGTTCGGCTTCGTCGTCCCCCTGCTCGCCGTCTTCATGACCATCGCCATCTCCATTCACAACGTCCCGGAGGGCGTGGCCATCTCGATTCCCCTCCGGACGCTCGGCGTCTCCGAGTGGAAGATGGCCTGGTGGGCCGTCTTCTCCAGCCTCCCACAGCCCATCGGCGCCGTGATCGCGTACCTGTTCGTCCGGGTCGCCCGCGAGTTTCTCCCCGTCGGCTTCGGCTTCGCCGCCGGCGCGATGATCTACCTCGTCGTCACGGAGTTCATCCCCGAGGCCCTCGACATCGGCGCGGGGCTGCCGGGCGGTGGCAGGCGCGAACTCGTCGCCGGCGTCGCCGTCGGCGTCTTCGCGATGCTCCCGCTGCTGTTCGTCTAG
- a CDS encoding DUF7545 family protein — translation MVETETYTIEGPDGDSDEVELPAGLVDTLSEQGEDKTTVVAEIALLSFVQRSHAIVHHAEGEVPTDLEAINEKAEELFEERFGMSFGEATGHSH, via the coding sequence ATGGTCGAAACCGAAACGTACACCATCGAAGGCCCGGACGGCGACAGCGACGAAGTCGAACTCCCCGCCGGACTCGTCGACACCCTGTCGGAACAGGGCGAGGACAAGACGACGGTCGTCGCCGAAATCGCGCTGCTCTCGTTCGTCCAGCGCTCTCACGCCATCGTCCACCACGCGGAGGGCGAGGTCCCGACCGACTTAGAGGCGATCAACGAGAAAGCCGAGGAGTTGTTCGAGGAGCGCTTCGGAATGAGCTTTGGCGAGGCGACGGGTCACAGTCACTAG
- a CDS encoding L-dopachrome tautomerase-related protein, whose product MTRPRADGGTEVAPEPYARFDTRVGNPAVTPDGRLLVSNHPFPYGDEPEHRVVEYVDDGEVRPFPNEDWSTPPGDDGVGIHTLIGLRADPDGTVRILDIGNPAEGYLPKLISWDTETDRLQRVDHIPAHATTERSFMQDFAYDAVRDAIYIADLGLSDEPSDPGDPALVALDLDTGRTRRVIEDHPSVLPEAGVTPIVEGEPVVQAAADGAYEPISAGLDGITIDPAFEWVYYCGITTESIYRIRAADLLDESLSDAELDDRIERYGDKEVCDGITVDTAGNVYVTDMTNNAVGVTRPSGEYEILARDDEKFLWPDGFCCGPDGHIYVTVTQLHRAPPFNRGEEESYHPFELFRFESLAPVTVGR is encoded by the coding sequence ATGACACGCCCACGCGCCGACGGTGGCACCGAAGTCGCTCCCGAACCCTACGCTCGCTTCGACACCCGGGTGGGCAACCCGGCCGTGACGCCCGACGGCCGGTTGCTCGTCAGCAACCACCCGTTTCCTTACGGGGACGAACCGGAGCACCGCGTCGTCGAGTACGTCGACGACGGGGAGGTGCGGCCCTTCCCGAACGAGGACTGGAGCACGCCCCCCGGCGACGACGGCGTCGGCATCCACACCCTCATCGGTCTGCGCGCCGACCCGGACGGGACCGTCCGGATCCTCGATATCGGCAATCCTGCCGAGGGATACCTCCCGAAGCTGATCTCGTGGGATACCGAGACCGACCGCCTGCAACGCGTCGACCACATTCCCGCCCACGCGACGACGGAGCGTTCCTTCATGCAGGACTTCGCGTACGACGCGGTACGGGACGCCATCTACATCGCGGATCTGGGGTTGAGCGACGAACCGAGCGATCCGGGCGACCCCGCGCTCGTCGCCCTCGACCTCGATACGGGGCGGACCCGACGCGTGATTGAGGACCACCCGAGCGTCCTGCCCGAGGCGGGCGTGACACCGATCGTCGAGGGCGAGCCGGTCGTGCAGGCGGCCGCCGACGGCGCGTACGAACCGATCAGCGCCGGCCTCGACGGCATCACCATCGATCCCGCCTTCGAGTGGGTCTACTACTGTGGCATCACGACCGAGAGCATCTACCGGATCCGCGCCGCGGATCTGCTGGACGAGTCGCTCTCCGACGCCGAACTCGACGACCGGATCGAACGGTACGGGGACAAGGAAGTCTGTGACGGCATCACCGTCGACACCGCGGGCAACGTGTACGTGACTGACATGACGAACAACGCGGTCGGCGTGACCCGGCCGTCCGGGGAGTACGAGATCCTCGCCCGCGACGACGAGAAGTTCCTGTGGCCCGACGGGTTCTGCTGTGGGCCGGACGGCCACATCTACGTCACCGTCACGCAGCTCCACCGGGCGCCGCCGTTCAACCGGGGCGAAGAGGAGTCGTACCACCCCTTCGAGCTGTTCCGGTTCGAGAGCCTCGCGCCGGTGACGGTCGGGCGGTAG
- a CDS encoding phosphotransacetylase family protein has product MNTLLVTATAESTGKTAVAIALGRLAQARGRSVGYMKPKGTRLQSHVGKTLDRDPMLARELLGTDDEMHEMEPIVYSPTFVRSAMEGREVPADLRERVREGFGAVREGRDFVVVEGGGRLTTGGVVDLTDADVADLLDAEVVLIADYGSPSDIDETLAAARRLGDRLVGVVFNRVADAAYDEVESVVAPFLEDKGIPVVGVLPRDPDLAGVTVAELADELGVETLTDAPTDGVVERFLVGAMGGEEALRFFRRTKSAAVVTGGDRADIHTAALEAPGVTCLVVTGGRRPPETVLGKAAAKGLPVLLTSADTLSTLDRAEEVVRSGRTRDEHTVEVMESLLTEHADVDTLLGPGDGDDDGA; this is encoded by the coding sequence ATGAACACCTTACTCGTCACCGCGACCGCAGAGAGCACAGGCAAGACGGCCGTCGCCATCGCGCTGGGCCGCCTCGCACAGGCCCGGGGCCGGAGCGTCGGCTACATGAAACCCAAGGGGACGCGCCTCCAGAGCCACGTCGGGAAGACGTTGGATCGCGACCCGATGCTCGCGCGCGAACTCCTCGGCACCGACGACGAGATGCACGAGATGGAGCCCATCGTCTACTCGCCGACGTTCGTCCGTTCGGCGATGGAGGGCCGAGAAGTCCCCGCCGACCTCCGCGAGCGCGTGCGCGAGGGCTTCGGCGCCGTGCGTGAGGGCCGCGATTTCGTCGTCGTGGAGGGCGGCGGCCGACTCACCACCGGCGGGGTCGTCGACCTCACCGACGCGGACGTGGCCGACCTGCTGGACGCCGAGGTGGTCCTGATCGCCGACTACGGTTCGCCGTCGGACATCGACGAGACGCTGGCGGCCGCCCGCCGTCTCGGCGACCGCCTCGTCGGCGTCGTCTTCAACCGCGTGGCCGACGCCGCCTACGACGAAGTCGAGAGCGTCGTCGCACCGTTCCTCGAGGACAAGGGCATCCCCGTCGTTGGTGTCCTGCCCCGCGACCCCGACCTCGCGGGCGTCACCGTCGCCGAACTCGCCGACGAACTCGGCGTCGAGACGCTGACCGACGCCCCGACCGACGGCGTCGTCGAGCGGTTCCTCGTCGGTGCGATGGGTGGCGAGGAGGCCCTCCGCTTCTTCCGCCGGACGAAGTCGGCCGCCGTCGTCACCGGCGGTGACCGGGCGGACATCCACACCGCCGCGCTCGAAGCGCCGGGGGTCACCTGCTTGGTCGTCACCGGCGGGCGCCGACCGCCGGAGACCGTCCTCGGCAAGGCGGCGGCGAAGGGGCTGCCCGTCCTGCTGACCTCGGCCGACACGCTCTCGACGCTCGACCGGGCCGAAGAGGTGGTCCGGAGCGGGCGGACGCGCGACGAGCACACCGTCGAGGTAATGGAGTCGCTGCTGACCGAACACGCCGACGTGGACACGTTGCTCGGGCCGGGCGATGGCGACGACGACGGCGCCTAA
- a CDS encoding M24 family metallopeptidase → MTAFERRTRRTQSRLGAVGADALALTPGRDWYYLTGVDAEQSDRLQLLVVPTDGDPTLVVPTLEAASVRDAWVEDVRTWDDDDGPWSVLDPLFGSLSPSRLLLADRMWAQYALAVRERLPDADVGLASEVLSPLRRIKDDRELGALRAAGQAADAAMRDVRTLGADAVGMTEAELTGFVEERLAAHGGTGVAFETIVAAGPNGADPHHTGGDRVIGAGDPVVLDFGTRVDAYPSDQTRTVVFDGEPSAEFRRVHDAVREAQSQGVAAVEPGASAGAVDRATREVIEAAGYAEAFVHRTGHGVGLDVHEEPDIVAGSETELEPGMVFSVEPGVYLPDRFGVRIEDLVVVTEDGAERLNHTDRRWRG, encoded by the coding sequence ATGACCGCCTTCGAACGCCGGACGCGGCGCACCCAGTCCCGCCTCGGCGCCGTCGGGGCCGACGCCCTCGCGCTCACACCCGGTCGGGACTGGTACTACCTGACCGGCGTCGACGCCGAGCAGAGCGACCGCCTCCAGCTACTCGTCGTGCCCACCGACGGCGACCCGACGCTCGTCGTCCCGACGCTCGAAGCCGCGTCGGTCCGTGACGCGTGGGTCGAGGACGTGCGAACGTGGGACGACGACGACGGCCCGTGGTCCGTCCTCGATCCGCTGTTCGGGAGCCTATCCCCCTCGCGGCTCCTCCTCGCGGACCGGATGTGGGCGCAGTACGCCCTCGCCGTTCGCGAGCGACTCCCCGACGCCGACGTAGGTCTCGCGAGCGAGGTACTCTCGCCGCTGCGACGGATCAAGGACGACCGGGAACTCGGCGCACTCCGGGCGGCAGGGCAGGCCGCCGACGCGGCGATGCGGGACGTGCGCACCCTCGGCGCCGACGCCGTGGGGATGACGGAAGCCGAACTCACCGGCTTCGTCGAGGAGCGACTAGCTGCCCACGGGGGGACGGGCGTCGCCTTCGAAACCATCGTCGCCGCGGGACCGAACGGCGCCGATCCCCACCACACGGGCGGCGACCGGGTGATCGGCGCCGGCGACCCCGTCGTCCTCGACTTCGGGACGCGGGTCGACGCCTACCCGAGCGACCAGACTCGGACCGTCGTCTTCGACGGCGAGCCGTCCGCGGAGTTCCGGCGCGTCCACGACGCCGTCCGCGAGGCGCAGTCGCAGGGCGTCGCCGCCGTCGAACCCGGGGCGTCGGCGGGCGCGGTGGATCGCGCCACCCGCGAGGTGATCGAGGCCGCCGGCTACGCCGAGGCGTTCGTCCACCGGACGGGCCACGGCGTCGGCCTCGACGTTCACGAAGAACCGGACATCGTCGCGGGGAGCGAGACGGAGCTGGAACCGGGAATGGTGTTCAGCGTCGAACCCGGGGTCTACCTCCCCGACCGCTTCGGCGTCCGGATCGAGGATCTGGTGGTCGTCACTGAGGACGGCGCCGAGCGACTGAATCACACCGACCGTCGGTGGCGGGGTTAG
- a CDS encoding DUF7537 family lipoprotein has translation MSQRSSAAIAIAVLLVVAGCGGTGPESATPTADARTVDSTTGSTDSSNETLADAGFPDGFSRTEIDISAARRLSVSYLRTEPVSGVALERFRPGAYADYQYAASATRVRFRLDVHNGYADITRRDVYVESGVRHSRNGRNGRASFEATNGSVDETRFRAADSMWAVVSRIITIGEFRATRITEHRGERRLRYTITGVVVRNATDVRGRLIVDDDGVIREAQLLYTQAGDPKRFQYRVTSNSGSDVTPPAWLPAARTDGPDNDSTEPVG, from the coding sequence GTGTCTCAGCGGAGTTCCGCCGCGATCGCGATCGCCGTCCTGCTCGTCGTCGCCGGGTGTGGGGGCACCGGACCCGAAAGCGCCACGCCCACGGCGGATGCTCGGACGGTGGACTCGACGACTGGTTCTACCGACAGCTCCAACGAAACCCTCGCCGACGCCGGGTTTCCGGACGGGTTCTCGCGGACGGAGATCGACATTTCGGCGGCTCGCAGGCTTTCGGTCAGCTATCTCCGGACGGAACCGGTGTCGGGGGTCGCTCTCGAGCGGTTCCGTCCCGGTGCGTACGCCGACTACCAGTACGCGGCGAGTGCGACGCGGGTCCGGTTCCGACTCGACGTCCACAACGGATACGCCGACATCACGCGGCGCGACGTCTACGTCGAATCGGGCGTTCGGCACAGCCGTAATGGCCGGAACGGGCGCGCGTCGTTCGAAGCGACGAACGGTTCGGTGGACGAAACTCGGTTCCGCGCGGCCGATTCGATGTGGGCGGTGGTCTCCAGAATCATCACGATCGGTGAGTTTCGGGCCACCCGAATCACCGAACACCGCGGGGAACGTCGGCTTCGGTACACCATCACCGGCGTCGTGGTCAGGAACGCGACCGACGTTCGGGGACGTCTGATCGTGGACGACGACGGGGTCATCCGTGAAGCGCAACTCCTGTACACGCAGGCAGGCGATCCCAAGCGGTTCCAGTACCGTGTCACGTCCAACTCGGGGAGCGACGTCACGCCACCCGCGTGGCTCCCTGCTGCCCGGACGGACGGTCCGGACAACGACTCGACGGAGCCGGTCGGATAG
- a CDS encoding NAD(P)/FAD-dependent oxidoreductase, which yields MSEGDGADHRRLIIAGSGIAGLSAAIYAGRSNNDPLVFEGDEPGGQLTLTTDVENYPGFPEGISGPDLVNDMKTQARKFGAEIENGVIENVDVERSGGSGRTFRVTLSSGAEYTSDAFIAASGASARTLGIPGEDELMGYGLSTCATCDGAFFRDEKIVVIGGGDAACEEAVFLTKFASTVYLVHRRDEFRAEDYWIDRVMEKVDEGEIELKLNTEATELHGTAEEGIDHVTLVHNPDGYPTDKPDDPETEAYDFDAGAVFYAIGHTPNTAYLEGLDVEMDDEGYLETAGGDGGGQTATGVPGLFGAGDVVDFHYQQAITAGGMGCKAAIDADGYLEDLERERVATEEPATAESDD from the coding sequence ATGAGCGAGGGCGACGGCGCCGACCATCGGCGTCTCATCATTGCCGGGAGTGGCATCGCGGGACTATCGGCCGCCATCTACGCCGGCCGGTCGAACAACGACCCGCTGGTGTTCGAGGGGGACGAACCCGGCGGTCAGTTGACGCTGACGACCGACGTGGAGAACTACCCCGGCTTCCCCGAGGGGATCAGCGGGCCGGACTTGGTCAACGACATGAAAACGCAGGCCCGGAAGTTCGGCGCGGAGATCGAAAACGGCGTCATCGAGAACGTCGACGTCGAGCGGTCGGGGGGATCGGGCCGCACCTTCCGCGTCACGCTATCCAGCGGCGCGGAGTACACCTCGGACGCCTTCATCGCCGCCTCGGGCGCCAGCGCCCGCACCCTCGGCATCCCGGGCGAGGACGAACTCATGGGCTACGGGCTGTCGACGTGTGCGACCTGCGACGGCGCCTTTTTCCGCGACGAGAAGATCGTCGTGATCGGCGGTGGCGACGCCGCCTGCGAGGAGGCCGTCTTCCTCACGAAGTTCGCCTCGACGGTGTATCTCGTCCACCGGCGCGACGAGTTCCGTGCGGAGGACTACTGGATCGACCGCGTGATGGAGAAGGTCGACGAGGGTGAGATCGAACTCAAGCTGAACACCGAGGCGACCGAACTCCACGGGACGGCGGAGGAGGGGATCGATCACGTGACGCTGGTCCACAACCCCGATGGCTATCCGACGGACAAGCCCGACGACCCCGAGACGGAGGCGTACGACTTCGACGCCGGCGCCGTCTTCTACGCCATCGGCCACACGCCGAACACGGCGTATCTGGAGGGGCTGGACGTGGAGATGGACGACGAGGGCTATCTAGAGACCGCCGGCGGCGACGGCGGCGGACAGACGGCGACGGGCGTCCCCGGCCTCTTCGGTGCGGGTGACGTGGTCGACTTCCACTACCAGCAGGCCATCACCGCGGGCGGCATGGGCTGTAAGGCCGCCATCGACGCGGACGGCTACCTCGAGGATCTGGAGCGGGAGCGCGTGGCGACCGAGGAACCGGCGACGGCCGAGAGCGACGACTGA